In Centroberyx gerrardi isolate f3 chromosome 20, fCenGer3.hap1.cur.20231027, whole genome shotgun sequence, a genomic segment contains:
- the fgf21 gene encoding fibroblast growth factor 21 translates to MSMFPHTCFSFFSAFLFIIRLPFSLSFYIADSNPILALSDQVRERHLYTDNHRRGMYLEMTADGRVSGSAAQTLHSVLELRSVQPGQIVIKGLSSSLYLCVDSGGHLRGQSHYTEADCTFRELLLADGYTRFLSSHHGLPVSLASKHSPERHDLPFTRFLPLGNTLTVESVSEQLPRTQESFNMDSDDPLGMGLNSVVSPQFSMDK, encoded by the exons ATGTCCATGTTTCCACACACttgcttctctttcttctctgcctttctcttcatcattcgtctacctttctctctatcATTTTACATCGCTGACTCCAACCCAATTTTGGCCTTGAGCGATCAAGTCAGAGAGAGGCACCTCTACACAG ATAATCACAGGAGAGGGATGTATCTGGAGATGACCGCAGACGGGAGAGTTTCAGGAAGTGCTGCTCAGACTCTTCACA GTGTGCTGGAGCTGAGGTCAGTTCAACCCGGCCAGATAGTCATCAAGGGACTGTCAtcgtctctctatctctgtgtggACAGTGGAGGCCATTTGAGAGGACAG AGCCACTACACAGAGGCTGACTGCACcttcagagagctgctgctggcagATGGATACACCCGTTTCCTTTCCTCGCACCATGGGCTTCCTGTGTCGCTGGCATCGAAACATTCCCCAGAGCGGCACGACCTCCCCTTTACTCGATTCTTACCCCTCGGGAATACTTTGACAGTGGAGAGTGTGTCTGAACAGCTTCCAAGAACTCAAGAAAGTTTCAACATGGACTCAGATGATCCTCTAGGAATGGGCCTAAACTCTGTGGTCAGTCCTCAGTTCTCAATGGACAAGTAA
- the LOC139918038 gene encoding potassium voltage-gated channel subfamily A member 7-like, with amino-acid sequence MESSDRGEDAGGGGKKDNDGENDKHLKNQLNTEEKGEKEVKVNEKEKKESRRSGSLWRSGWALSERLAINVSGMRYETQLRTLAQFPDSMLGDPRRRLRYFDPLRNELFLDRNRACFDAILYFYQSGGRLRRPANVPLDIFMDELTFYELGEDIMNRFKEDEGFPKEEERPLPANEVQKRLWMLFEHPESSSGARIIAIISVMVIVVSILIFCLETLPDFRTEKEMREEYIYKYHSQPKNISDTMPPPPSVFQDPFFLVETMCICWFSFELLMRFACCPSKPLFFKDVMNIIDFSAILPFFVTLGTELAKDNDATPATSLAIIRVIRLVRVFRIFKLSRHSKGLQILGQTLRASMRELGLLIFFLFIGVILFSSAIYFAEADHTDTSFVSIPHAFWWAVVTMTTVGYGDMYPETVWGKMVGSMCAIAGVLTISLPVPVIVSNFSYFYHRETECEDRTEYTHVNTSLWDDEEPQGEDTEEGDGDPEGDYYAIEGICNPLNGTLLGGLCAGQSRESRGGNMYLREPLVTQV; translated from the exons atggaGAGCAGTGACAGAGGGGAAGatgcaggaggaggtggaaagaAAGATAACGATGGGGAGAACGATAAACACCTGAAGAACCAGCTCAACAccgaggagaaaggagagaaggaggtcaAAGTGAacgagaaggagaagaaggagagccGGCGTTCTGGGTCACTGTGGAGGAGCGGATGGGCGTTGAGTGAAAGGCTGGCCATCAATGTCTCAGGGATGCGCTATGAGACTCAGCTTCGCACCTTAGCCCAATTCCCTGACTCCATGCTTGGTGACCCCCGACGGCGGTTACGATACTTTGACCCACTACGGAACGAGCTCTTCCTGGACCGcaaccgggcctgctttgatgCCATTCTGTACTTCTACCAGTCAGGCGGGAGGCTTCGGAGGCCTGCTAACGTACCGCTGGACATCTTTATGGACGAGCTGACGTTCTACGAGCTGGGAGAGGATATCATGAACCGCTTCAAGGAAGATGAAGGTTTCcccaaagaggaggagaggccgTTGCCAGCCAACGAAGTCCAGAAAAGACTGTGGATGCTGTTCGAGCACCCTGAGTCCTCGTCGGGCGCACGCATCATCGCCATCATCAGCGTCATGGTCATTGTGGTGTCCATCCTCATCTTCTGTCTGGAGACACTGCCCGACTTCAGGACCGAAAAAGAGATGCGAGAG GAATACATTTACAAGTACCACTCCCAACCAAAGAACATATCAGACACCATGCCCCCTCCGCCCAGCGTTTTCCAGGACCCCTTCTTTTTGGTGGAGACCATGTGTATCTGCTGGTTCTCCTTTGAGCTCCTCATGCGCTTCGCTTGTTGCCCCAGTAAGCCGCTCTTCTTCAAGGACGTCATGAACATCATTGATTTCAGCGCCATCCTGCCCTTCTTTGTCACGCTGGGAACAGAGCTGGCCAAGGACAATGACGCCACTCCAGCCACATCCTTGGCCATCATCAGAGTCATCAGGTTGGTGAGGGTCTTCAGGATCTTCAAGCTGTCTCGTCACTCCAAGGGCCTCCAGATCCTGGGTCAGACGCTGAGGGCCAGCATGCGCGAGCTGGGCCTGCTCATCTTCTTCCTATTCATTGGCGTCATCCTCTTCTCCAGCGCCATCTACTTTGCCGAGGCCGACCACACCGACACATCTTTCGTCAGCATCCCGCACGCCTTCTGGTGGGCGGTGGTCACCATGACCACAGTGGGCTACGGCGACATGTACCCAGAGACGGTGTGGGGCAAGATGGTGGGCTCCATGTGCGCCATTGCCGGTGTGCTTACCATCTCGCTGCCCGTGCCTGTCATCGTGTCCAACTTTAGCTACTTCTACCATCGCGAGACTGAATGCGAGGACCGGACCGAATACACCCACGTCAACACCTCACTGTGGGATGACGAGGAGCCACAAGGGGAGGACACAGAGGAAGGGGACGGCGATCCAGAGGGAGATTATTATGCCATCGAAGGCATCTGCAACCCTCTGAATGGGACTCTGTTGGGTGGACTGTGTgcagggcagagcagagagTCCAGAGGGGGGAATATGTATCTAAGAGAACCACTAGTTACTCAGGTGTAA